A genomic stretch from Telopea speciosissima isolate NSW1024214 ecotype Mountain lineage chromosome 7, Tspe_v1, whole genome shotgun sequence includes:
- the LOC122667215 gene encoding 40S ribosomal protein S15a-2-like yields the protein MGRRILNDALRTIVNAEKRGKATANLKPVSNVMASFLKIMKDRGYIKDFQVFDPHRVGRITVELQGRINDCRALTYRQDIKANDIEAYRIRMLPTHQWGYVVITTPNGVLDHEEAIRQNVGGQVLGYFH from the exons atggggaGGAGGATACTGAATGATGCGTTGAGAACGATTGTAAATgcagagaaaagaggaaaagcaaCAGCAAACCTGAAGCCTGTCTCCAACGTTATGGCTTCCTTTCTCAAGATCATGAAAGATCGAG GTTATATCAAAGATTTTCAGGTATTTGACCCACATAGAGTAGGAAGGATAACCGTTGAACTCCAAGGCAGGATAAATGATTGTCGAGCACTCACTTATAGGCAAGATATCAAAGCCAATGACATTGAAGCCTATAGAATACGTATGCTTCCAACTCATCAG TGGGGTTACGTCGTGATTACTACTCCCAATGGTGTTTTGGATCATGAGGAGGCCATTAGACAAAATGTTGGAGGTCAGGTTCTGGGTTATTTTCATTAA